From the genome of Trichomycterus rosablanca isolate fTriRos1 chromosome 18, fTriRos1.hap1, whole genome shotgun sequence:
tttatttccataaatgcaaatgcactgaaaatactacactttcaattctaaatcaaaacattaacaaaatttagccagtttgtgttaatcctttacagaaagttaagaaaaatgaatattaggctgttcaaaaaaatagcagtgccagcatttttctttaaaaactaaaaaaatgtatctataacatgaaaaaatgtttgaggtttcactttactttaaattactgaactaatattcagtggcataacaattgtttccgagatctgtgttgcatggagtcgaccaacttctggtacctctgaacaggtattccagtccaggatgattagacgacattccacagttcttctgcaattttgggttttgcctcaaaaaaacatgtttcagacgtcagcctacaagttctctatgggattgaagtcaggagattgggctggtcactctattacctcaatcttgtttgtctgtaaccaagatgttttgggtcattgtcatgttgaaacacccattttaaggacatttcttcttcgacatagggcaacatgatctcctcaagtattctgatatatttaaactgatccatgatccctcgtatgtgataaataggcgtaacaccacggtatgaaaaacatccccatatcatcattttgtaccaccatgctttactgtcatcacagtgtactgtggcttgaattcagtgctcgagggtcgtctgacatactgtctacggccactagacccaaaaagaacaattttgctttcaccagtccacaaaatgttgagccatttctctttggaccagttaatgtgttccttgaaaaatttgaacccattcaggatgtctttatcttaacaacgggactttgcaggagttcttgctggtaaattggcttcacttaatcatcttctatacttactggtaacttcagatgttccttgatctttctggtggtgatcattggctgagcctttgccattctggctattctctgatccattcgaacagtagttccacgcttccttctgcgtctttcaggttttggtcgtcactttaaggcattttagctgagcagccaataatttgctgcacttctctgtatgttttttccctctacaatcaactttttaatcaaagtacgctgttcatcagaacaatgtctgaaacaacccattttacccaatatttcaaaaggaaatgagctatgaccaacctgtgcaacatttgtcccctcctacattaaataagggccaaaatttacacccattcttctgcagaatgaataacttcaccaattgaactcctcactgctattattttgaacaaccccctttcaatcaatgcttcaattactcagaatgagtgggatgcatgtcctaattgttgggtttgttttgttttcattactctactacactttcaagtgaattttttgccatgtagaaatatcacttctactaaaaacagtgatttatcaagttaatggtgttggactgctatttttttgaacactactgtatattgtacTTTAGAAATATGGTTAAAACAACAATGCAaaattaaatcaaaataaaagaatttgggcacccaggtggcacagagggatattccgctagcacaccagcgccgagattctgaactccttggttcaaaactcggtgttgccaccggttggccgGGCCCCATTtggcgggcataactggcagtgcctgcagcagatactaactggccaccgtatctgcagggtggggaccagactatgtgtggaagggtgggtcttcatacgctgtgtaaagaccctgattggcagaaaagacgcctgtgcaaagtgcaggggcgagaagaggagggctgtgcacgtgttagaagaggcatgagcagcgacgtgctctcctcggatgcattaaggtatccctcagcagcggaagccaaattgactgcgctaaatcaggaggtaaatggggagaaaatgcaaaaaaataaaataaataaataaaccacaaCCAAGGCAACAAAAGCACATTTTCATTACTTAATAAAGGTCTTTATTAGATTTTTCAATAAGACACGACGTATTCTAGCAGTGCAAATTATGAACTTTTGTTTACAGcaacacagcagcacaaacagcagtgacagttaaAAACCATTCGggacaaaaacaatgactgtGCAGCATACAGACATGGACTCTCCTGCAAATCAGTCAACAATAACGGAAAAACAAATGATGAATTGCACTGTATCTTGAGCTGCATTCTTAAAAGACGTTGAAAAAGCTGAAGTGTAATGACCAcataattaaaatgcaaaaaaatgcgCTGAATCActacaaataaatattacaaatcaACATAGCTGACTCCAAACCAATACATAAAGGGAAAACtgtaaatattacattaaatcAAACAAAACGCTAACAAATGCCAGTGGAAGCACTATAAAATCATTTCAAAGGCATGCCCGCATATTGATACCAGGTTTATCTATGATACTTCCCctaatatataaaacaaaattcCTAACTTTGCAAACCCTAATAAACGTACTTTTATTCCACTGTGATACAGAAACCACAGATCAAAAAAGGAAAGGAGATCAAAAATGGCAGCCATGGTTTAAAAACAGCCAGAGCTTGTATTATCCAAACTGAAAATGTTCACACTCTACAGAAAACATCTGGACCTGGACACTGGCCTGTCACAATCATGACATTATcacatgttttttttgtctgttgtacAGCATTAGCTGGAATTCGTAAAGAACAGTTAACACTGTACGACTTCTGTGAGTATTTATTAATAGCttttatatatttgtagttgtagcctagtggtactggactagtaatcgaaaggtcgctgggtAAAGCCCCAtcacaattgcttagactgtaaaccGTCAGtcttgtaagtcgctttggataaaagcgcctgctaaatgctaaaaatataaaatgtaaatgtaaatatattttagttGTTCCGGctcttgggtggcgcagcattAAAGAACGCTatcccactaccactgagatctggggaccGAATCTTAGCAGGGTTATCAGTCGTTCCTGTGTCTGCACAGAATGTCCAGGGGTTGGTGGGGTCAGTGCCCTCTCAATGCCAGTCTTAAGCCCGGGTTAAAATAAGAGTTTTGCATCAGGAAAAACATGTGGACCACATTCACTGTGGCGACCCTtaatatgggagcagccaaaagttGTTTATCTTTCTTAATGGCTGTTTTTATACAGTAGACATCATGTGTTTAAACACACttatagaagaagaagaagatatactttatttgtcatatacatatacaggtgtacagtacagtgaaattctttcttcgcatatcccagcttgtttggaagctggggtcagagtgcagggtcagccaccttacagtgcccctggagcagacagggttaagggtcttgctcaaggacccaacagtggatgcTTAGCAGAGCCcatagctctacccactaggcttcctATGTCCTGTTATAAGAGACAGGCATGTCATTGCAGTCTCTGTATTCTAATATTTTTGCGactgtttattttctgtgactgaatgattgcaACACACTTCATTATTTTGgttgctttgtttttatttcatattttttgcttatgcatttcctcccattttttctcccaacttttagcGTTTCCAATTACTcagttgcatcatgcttcctctctaatcaagccgatccccgccctggttgaggagagcaaagctccgacacgtgtgcagtagccgactgcatcttttcacctgcaagaggtgAGTGCATATACggctcagctttgtgtacggagagccacaccctgatcaacacatccCTCAACTCTGGAAAGTTCCCTGTcaggctcccaccctgtatgaacaacagccaatcattgttcgtgtaggctcccagcccagccagatggtagagccgagtttcgaaccgacgagttcaaaaAGTCTCTGGTGTGCCTGCGTGCTGAGCGCCtggtttgttttcattttttaagtttattgtGGCCTGTCTAGGTCAAAATATGCATACAGCAAATTAGACTGTTGTTTTAATGGTGTAAAAATAGCATCTTTGTAGCATGTCTTCTTAATTCCTTAGTGGTCATTATGTCACTCCATCATATGAAACAAGGTGGCTGTCCACAATCAAGAAAGCTCAACATCACCATGAACTAAAAAGGTTACCATGCTAAACAATACACACCTTACACCTCGACAGAAGTTTGCTGCTGATTACACGGACAAAGAAATAGCAGGAGCTTTGTTCTTACACTGCTTCTGGTAACTATAAGCTTGTTTGGCTGTGGACAGTGTTATATGTGTTTAAGCATCTACTAATTCATTGCCAgcctattttattttagttgatTCTTGACCACCTGGACAATTTTCTTTCAGTCTATGGTGAcagttttaatataaaatgtttaactATTCAGTCACACTAAAATAACAGATGCAGAAATAATGTGAATCCCAGAACAACTGATgtagtttatgcattttctccccttcttCTTCcaacttttagcgcgtccaattgcccgattgagtcatgcttcctttccactAATGCTGGCCCCGGCTCTGagttgaggagaacgaagctaacccacaccccctccgacacatgtgcagcagccatatgcattttgtcacctacactagaccagatcagctgcggaccagctctgtgtacggacagacacaccctgatccgcactcttttccccgcctctgtgcaggcgccttcaaccagccagcagaggtcatagttgcatcagATATGAGAGAgttcctatccggcttaatgccccgcccctatataaacaacaggccaatcattgttcatgtggctgctcggCCCGGCCCacccggcaggcagagctgagactcgatacgatgtattcgagatcccagctctggtgtgccagagtgtttttacagctgcgcaACCTGAGCGGCCCCCAACTGAAATTATTTTTAACTGTATACATTATTACAGTATAATAATTCGTAGCCTGGCCGAAGAAAAGCCTTATTTTGATATGTAGGCAGATATGCGAAATTCTTTTTTTCAAAATAAGGTCTGGTCAGATAAAATATCATAATCGTGACAGGCCTACCGGGATATTGTCACCAATctgtacacatttattttacacttaTATAAGAACATGCTTTATCAGAAAAGTCTGCTTCAGCCTGCATTACCCAATAATATAGCACTGCTCATAGCATGCAAGGCATAATGTCATAGCCCTTCCAATTACCACTTTACCTAACCTAAATGTCTGAAGAGTACATTTCTATTATCATcaactttaattttaattcaCTGGCTGTCATCAATGCCAACATAGTACTGTATATCATAGCTCTCAACTGCACTCAGACGAAAAAGGtaagtaaggtgtttaaaacatgGAAGCTTAACGGAAATAATAAAATGAGACACCTTTCCAGTCCCCATTGTGCTCGGGAAGCTTAAGGTCAGCTCAGTGAGTCAGCAGAAAGCACAGTGCTCAGGATGATGGATGAAGTAGTGCTCATCAGGTTTCTGCATTTGGAGGAGCACTGATAATGAGGCTGAGATAAGAGAaagaccaaaataaaaaaaagaaataatgtggATAGATAAAGAAGGAGAATGCAGgacagagaaagcaaaagatggAGAATGTAGACGGAGGAGGTTTAGCAGGAGCAGCCACTTTCGCTCACAGGCTGTTCTGGAGGACTTTGCAGCGTTACGTCGATCACTGAAAATGAGCAGTTAAGGAATAATCAGTGACTagtaaaaagcaaaaacactTATTTACTGGATAAGAAACTAAAGTAGGGGCTGTTTTATGAGTGGTTCCTACTGTAACACATTTATTCAGCAAAAATACATAATCAGCTGATATTTTGCCAAGCCAAAAGTAGTCTGTTGTTTCCCACATGTAGGTTATACTTGGGTGGTGCACCCAGGTACATGGACTACCACACAGACACCTAAGTGTCCAATGCGCTAACCCAACACCACAGAGTCGAGCTGCCACCGGCCTGATCAGGCACAATTTGGCATAGCTAAAGAAGGGAGGGGACATGTCTGCAGGACTCCAGATCAGATGGCACTTCCTTGTTGATACAACAGTGAGACCTGGAGTGAAATAGGAATGGGTCTGGCATATTCCTTGGTGTGTAGGCCCTGTGCAGGAATTACTGTTCATTATAAAGGGCAGTTTGGTTGCACATGTGTCAAATCAGTGCAATAGGGAACTGGTGTGTTACAGCGTTGCACCCGAAGATTCAAAGGAaaccacagtgaccctgaccagtatagagcagaggtaaaacatgataagtaaaataatttattCTACAGGTTTCTTCTATGTGAATGAATAGCTGAAAGTGTAGTATGCTTCTATGGGCAATTTGGCCAATCCTTTGAATCGCCAGGTGCAACGCAGTAACACACTCCGAACACGTCGTCAATCTATTACAGAAcctattattatcagtatttaataataaaatggttTGATTATTCTCACGTATGATTCCAAAATCACTGTTAGGCTGACAATGCTGTTGTGCATTGTGTTCACAGCCAGGATTTTATTTGATAAATTGATTCTTACGCCTTCTCGGTCTCAAGAATTCCTGTGGGTTCCACTCAGTCTTTTGTGTTTGCCTGGACTTTGCTCGTTGGTTTCTTTGTACTATTGCAACAGTCACTGTACTATATTGCAACTACTTTTGTGTGCTTACTCAAATATTACAGCACTTTCTTTAAAGCCAGTTAAAAACAATAGATAATAAATATTCTGAGGTTATTATTTAGGAGAGTAAAGAAGCAAAATATTGTATTGCTGTCAATTTCTTATCTAATTGCTTTTACCATAGATATTTCCCACATTGTCTTTGCTCTGCTTGACTATGTATCAGAATATAATTCTTCacagaaaatataaagaaaCTGATTGTGCAACACTGTTGTGTTATATGGATACTGTGCATTATGTAAAATACATATAATGCAAACTGTAAATGTGAAGCTGGCCTGCAAAGTCTCCAGTTTTATTTTGCTAAAGTTTTTACACCCCTGTCACAATTCCATTTTTTCTTAATTtgctaaataaaattaaaaaacaatattcTTTACATGGAACCaaaatcaattttttttttttacaattactgtttatttgctgttgctgtttataattaatattgtaTTAGTATTGGGATttgttttctgtaaaggatgtgTTAGCTTATATTCCTTTTTGGAATGTCCAAAAAATTGGTTATGTGCAatcaacttatttatttattaggattttaacggcatgttttacactttggctacattcatgacaggaacggtagttactcattacacaaggttcatcagttcacaaggttataacaaacacagtcatggacaatctagtgtctccaattcacctcacttgcatgtctttggactgtgggaggaaaccggagcacccggtggaaactcacgcagacacggggagaacatgcaaacgtcacacagaaaggaccgggaatgccccacctggggatcgaacccaggaccttcttgctgtaatgcGACAGTGttatccactgagccaccgtgcctcctgTTATGTGTAATCTAAagcaattaaaatgaaataccaaATAATAGGGTACATGTGCAGTACATTAAACAGTTTACAATTCCAATCAATCTGGAATGAAATAcaatcaatgtaaatgtaaaaaacattgcatttttcatacagtCCAAACTTTTTCTATGTTGGTTTTGTAATTAAATAGAACTTTAGTGCAATGTTTTTTGGGTTTTACATTTCTATGCCATAGAAAAACTACTCTGTGCTTTGTTCACAGGCAAATGTATGCAaagcagtgtatgtgtgtgtttgtgtgtgtgtgtgtttgtgtgtgtgcgcgcacgtGTGAATCCCACTGAGTAAAGGATACTGTCTTCTCTGCTCTTGTCCTGTGTGCTCTCCATGCCGGGCAGGGCAGCAGCCACACGTCGGAAAAGCTGCATGAGAACACAAACAGCATGCTCTTGTTATCAAAGCATCAATACAGAGGCAGCAGTCAATACCACACAAGGTCAGAAGAAACTGCTGAAGCACCCACGCCCAAGCAACATTCTGTAAAGGCTTCTTTCAGATCAATGTGAAGTCGGAACATCTATAATTTATGGCTGATGCATGACCTTACTGCTGTCAGCCACGACAATTCATCACTAATGACTGACACCTACACAACACTGTTTCTCAAGTTCCTTCTTTAGAATTGAATGAGGAAGAATCAGCGAAGAATCAGTGTGTCACAAATCAAgagtaccaccaccaccaccacccctcTTTCACCTATTCAGCTTCAAACTCTGGAGAACTAAAGGAAAAGCTTAAATACTAGTTTCTCTTAAGGGCTAAACGTCTTAATACGAGGCGAATCAGAAGCAGAGGTAAAGGACATGCTTTGGCTCGGGTACAAACTCACCTGCTTTACGTTGTAGCCAGCTTTAGCGCTAGTCTCAATAAACATGACGTTTAGCTCTTTGGCTTTTCTTTCACCCTCTTCAATAGACACTTGCCTGCAGAAAATAACAAGTTAAGAACTAAGCATTATAGAACGATGTGAAATCTTATATCAGGTTGTCTCGGTATTCACAATACATTATGTGTAACTGCAGTACATTGCATGATGCTTCCTGTAAGAGGTATTTCACCAATCCTGTTTCTAGCTCACACCTTTTGTCTGCAAGATCTGTCTTGTTTCCCACTAGCATGATGATAACGTCACCTCCTCTCTCCGTTCTGACATCATCAATCCACTTTGTGGTCTGCTGGAAGGAGTTTACATCTGTCAAAACATTTAGGGGAAATAGATATGTTTACTTCACCTCCACAAGTAAAAGGGAAACGACATATAAGAAATTCTAGTGTgaagagaagaaaaagaatCACGCATGAAAACACAAACTATagacaaatacataaatagacAAACAAAGGTAGAGGAGAAAGGAAAAGGACAGGATCTCTTGAGTAACATGTTTATTCTGAGGTGAACAGTAGCACAAGCAAAGACTAAAATGGTGTGTTGGTGATACAACGTAACAGAACTACATTATCCTAGGACACTAGAAGCTTTGTTGTATTTAAAAATTGAATCTGTAATAGCTCTTTAACTACAAGAGCTATACaaaaatcagccataacattaaaagcacctttttgtctctacactcacagctccacttaccataaagaagcactttgtagttctccaattactgactgtagtccatcagtttctctgcatgctttgttagccccctttcatgctgttcttcaatggtcaggactctcccaggaccaccacagagcaggtattatttgggtggtggatcattctcagcactgcagtggcagtgacactgacatggtgatggtgtgttagtgtgtgttgtgctggtatgagtggataagacacagcaatgctgatggagtttttaaacacctcactgtcactgctggactcagaatggtccaccaaccaaaaatatatccagccaacagcagcaatagatgagcgatcgtctctgactttacatctactaggtggaccaactaggtaggagtgtctaattgagtggacagtgagtggacatggtatttaaaaactccagcagcgctgctgtgtctgacacacactaacacaccaccaccatgtcattgtcactgcagtgctgagaatgattcaccacctaaataatacctgctctgtggggtcctgaccattgaagaacagggtgaaagcaggctaaaaaagtatgtagagaaatagatggactacagtcagtaattgtagagctacaaagtgcttctacatggtaagtggagctgataaaatggacagtgtgtgtagaaacaaggaccaTCTGAATAAGGGTAATACTCAGGAAGCCATACAGGGACAGGTGGGAGGCCAAATTGTGACAAATGGCAAAAATGGTGCTGATTTATCGTACATCAGATGAATTATAGACTAAAGCTTCCCACATGCTTCACATAGCTGTatataattacattacatttatttttatgattattttacatatatCATGTGATCTATGTGATTCCGAAGTACACTGTTTCATAGCTGCATACATGTACTCAATGAAGAATCACccaaaacacagaaaaataaaaaataacccagacaaacaaacaagaaaaaaccCACcctaaagtaataaataaagactAAATCTGTGGGGGGAAATGCAGACAAGCAGAAGAATCTGAAATGGCACATCTCAATTGTGTGCTCTTTCTCATTTTGCTGTGCCCCGTCGTCACTCACTTGTGATGTCATAGACTACCACGGCAACAGTGGAGTCACGGATGTAGCTCGGGATGAGACTCCGAAAGCGCTCCTGCCCGGCCGTGTCCCAGAGCTGCAGCCGCACCTACCCGAACCCATCAAAGCCCCCGAGAATCGGCAGCAAGAGGAAAGAGAGGGAGGAAGAGAAAGACAAGGAAGAGGAGGCAGTAAGAGAAAGGTGGGAGGTGGATGGACAGGTGGAGGGCGGAGAGGAGAGGGAAAGGGAGGAGACGGGGTTGCCTGGACAGCAGGTCCGAGGTACCTACTTGTGATGTCGTACACTACGACAGCAGCAGCTGAGTCACGGATGTAGCTGGGAATGAGGCTACGAAAACGCTCCTGACCCGCCGTGTCCCATAGCTGGAGCCTGATCTGTGTGTGGTGGGATGGAAAGGAGTAAAGAACAAAAAAgggaggtaaaaaaaataaaaaaccaaaCCAAAGCATAAACAGAATGACATTATAATGCAATAAAAGAAAAGGGGGATGAGACCAAATAACGCTTCTGTTTCACAGGGCAGCACAGTATGGTTACTAATTCATGATCCCACATGTTCGGCTCTATTACCAAGTGATCTGTGCCAGTTccaaaactcactcactcacattcttaaccgcttatccaattagggtcacggaggggtgctggaggtgcacaaggcatacagtaacaccctggacggggcaccagtccatcgcaggaaagacacacatacacatacacacacccattcacctatagggcaattcagtgtctccaattaacctgactgcatgtttttggactgtgggaggacaccggagctcccggaggaaacccacgcagacatggggagaacatgcaaactccacagagagaggacctggaccgccccgcctggggatcgaacccagaaccttcttgctgtgaggcgacagtgcaacccaccgagccgccctagTTCCATTACATTTGCGCCAAATGTATTAATGTGtaattacatattttatatttatccaTAATCATTATTTATTGGTATTGACACAACTTGTCAGATCCATGTAAAACGTCCAATTTAAAATCTGAGCCTACATGGACCAAAATCTCAAAGAAATGTTTCCAACATCCATTCCTATTGCAACTGGgaatgtttctaataaagtgactTTGTATTTTCACTACAAAGGGAATAAGGGAATATGTTTAACAGGAAACTTATAAAACAAGTCCCACACCTTGGATGCatctttaatataaaataagatttacatgagcttgttggacagcctATTTCAAAACACAACCACACCTTTGTGGCTACAATCTCCTCCACTCTTCTGaagctttttacaagattttggtTTGTTGGCGCAGCAGGaaattctgctagcacaccagcgctgagatgctgaactccttggttcgaaactcggcactgccaccggtcggctgtgcgccatctagcgggcataattgtcagtgtctgcagcagagtCTAATcggctaccgtgtctgctagggcgggatgtacggactatgtgggtggggtattcaaacactgtgcaaggacactgattagcagatagaaatGCCTGTGCTGAAGCATGGGTAAATAAGAAAGGGTCCGCTAAGGACCGCGCACAGgttggaggaggtgtgagcaggaaatataccttTCTCTAATGCattcagggatccccagcagtggaaaatggggggagaaatgcataaataaatagaaaacaaaaagaTTGTGGTTTGTTTCacactgtggaaatttgtgcccattcagtctgtGGGGTCAGGCACTGGTTTTAAAATTTTCGGAGTGGGTGTGGCTTAAACacttacattattttaaatacgAGCAGAGTTATAGATCTCTAGAAAGTAATTCAGTTGATCAATTAAACTAATCAATAAACCACAATGACttgtatttctgcatttttctgACCGCCGCATGATGATGTGTTGATGTACAACTCAGTGAGCTTTTTATGGTTAACCATTTATTAATGATTGTCTGTAATCACTCAGTAATTGACAAAATCTGCATTCCAATTACTAAATGATAAAGAGGTTACATTAGAATAACTCCAGCAGTGGACTACATCTGCCCAACACTTGtaatgttaaataattaaaagcacTTGAGCAGGTAAGGAATAGTTCTGGGTTCAGATTAATAACCATACCGTGCTGTACTGctgctgaaaaaaaaactacataataTAAATGGCATTAAAAACTGATGCATGCAGTAAATAAAACTgggacaaataaaaaaaatatgagaTGTACAAGGAGGTCCATCCACCCCTATCTCGTTTATTTCAAAACAAGCTGACTAGACTAGACTGGAAGAATTAAAACAAAAGTACTGATGT
Proteins encoded in this window:
- the rab6a gene encoding ras-related protein Rab-6A isoform X2 → MYDSFDNTYQATIGIDFLSKTMYLEDRTIRLQLWDTAGQERFRSLIPSYIRDSAAAVVVYDITNVNSFQQTTKWIDDVRTERGGDVIIMLVGNKTDLADKRQVSIEEGERKAKELNVMFIETSAKAGYNVKQLFRRVAAALPGMESTQDKSREDMIDVTLQSPPEQPVSESGCSC
- the rab6a gene encoding ras-related protein Rab-6A isoform X1 → MSTAGDFGNPLRKFKLVFLGEQSVGKTSLITRFMYDSFDNTYQATIGIDFLSKTMYLEDRTIRLQLWDTAGQERFRSLIPSYIRDSAAAVVVYDITNVNSFQQTTKWIDDVRTERGGDVIIMLVGNKTDLADKRQVSIEEGERKAKELNVMFIETSAKAGYNVKQLFRRVAAALPGMESTQDKSREDMIDVTLQSPPEQPVSESGCSC